CGTGAAAGTCGATCACCCCCGTGGTTTGATCTACGACGCAGGTTCGCTGTGGGTGCTCCATCCGCCGTTTTTGAGTGTGTATCACGATGACGATTTGGATGGCGTGTCCGATCGGCACGAAACTCTGATCACTGGCATCAGCACCGATCAGGTCAACAAACGCGGAGCCGACCACACCACGAATGGCATCCGCATGGGCATCGACGGTTGGATTTATATTGCCGTCGGTGACTTCGGTTTCGTCGATGCAACGGGAACCGACGGCCGGAAACTCACGCGACGCGGCGGGGGTGTCGTGCGTGTGCGGCCCGATGGCACGGAGATGGAAGTCTTCAGTTGGGGGCAGCGGAACATTCTCGATGTGTGCATTGATCCCTACCTCAACATGTTCACCCGCGACAACACGAACGACGGCGGCGGTTGGGATATCCGGACTACGCATGTGATGCAGTCGGCCGACTATGGTTATCCGTCGCGTTACCTGCACTTCGCCGAGGAAACCATGCCGCCGCTGGCGGATTACGGTGGCGGTTCCGGTTGTGGGGCGATGTATTTTCACGACTTGCGTTGGCCCAAACCGTTCGCGAACGCCGCCTACACTTGCGACTGGGGACGCAGCGAAGTCTATCGGCACAACTTCCCAGAGCACGGTGCGACCTTCGATCCGCATCAAGAAGTGTTCCTCAAAATTCCGCGACCGACGGACATCGACGTCGACGGCAGCGGACGGATGTACGTCAGCAGTTGGAAGAACGGAAAGTTCAACTACAGCGGCCCCAACGTCGGTTTCGTCGCTCAAATTCAACCAAAGAATTTTTTACCGAAACCGTTCCCGCATCTCGATGCCGCTTCGAGTTCGGATCTCGTCGAGATGCTGAGTTCCCCCAGTGCGGTGCATCAGTTGCACAGTCAGCGTGAGATTCTGCGTCGCGGTCGGAATGCCGAAGTGAGCGAAATGCTCGCCAAAGTTGCGAAGAGTGACGATGCTCCACTTTACGGTCGCGTGGCGGCGATTTTCACGTTGAAACAACTCGACGGCACTGCCTCGCATGACACACTGTTGACCCTCGCCAAAGATTCAGAAGTGAGTCGCTTCGCCCTGCGAGCGTTGGCCGATCGAAAAAGCGAATTGAAGTCGCTGCCGACCGAACCGTTCGTAGCCGCGCTCCAGTCCGACGATCTTCGCACACGAGCCCAAGCGGTGATCAGTTTGGGCCGGTTGGGCGATGCGACCGTCGCGGATCAGATTTTGCCGTTGACGAAACGATCGGCCGATGAACCGAAACCGGAACACAAGAAGTTCCATGCCCAACCCGATCCTGGCCGCGTCATTCCGCATCTCGCGGTGCAGGCGTTGATTGAACTCGAAGCCGTTGATGCGTGTCTGGCTGCTCTTGACGGTCCTTACCGTGCCGGTGCATTGCAGGCATTGCGGCAGATTTATTCGTCGGCGGTCGTGACCGGTTTGATCAAGGGACTCAACAAAACGAGCAACGTGTCCGAGCGACGCGAATTGCTCGCCACGCTGCTTCGACTGTACTACAGGGAAGGCGAATACAAGGGGGATTGGTGGGGCACGCGGCCGGACAACAGCGGACCGATTTACGATCGCCAACCGTGGTCTGAAAGCGAACGCATCGCGTCGGTCGTGAAAACCGCGCTCGGTGATGCGAACGAAGACACCACGAAGTTCATCGAAGACCAGATCGTGTTGCATAAGGTCAAAGCGGACGGACTTGGTGACGGCAATCTGGTCGCGATGGATGAACCCGAACCGCAAACGGCGATCGAAGTTCCTAAAGTGGATTCCAAGGATCCGAACCTGATCGCAAACCTATCATACGAGGCGGTCGCCGAACGAGCGTTGAAGACCAAAGGTGATGTTGGGCGGGGAGCGGAGTTGTTCCGTTCGCAATCGTGCATCGCGTGTCACACTTACGCCGACGGGCAAAAACCGAAAGGCCCGCACTTGGTCGATATCGGCAAACGCTACAAACCGGCGGAACTCGTCGAGTCGATCCTCAAACCCAGCGAAAAAATCGCTCAAGGTTTCGATACGTTCTCGTTCCTGACCGTCAGTGGCCAAGTCGAAACGGGTTTCGTGGTGAGCGAAAGCGCGGAGACCGTCACGATCCGTAGTGCCAACGGCCTCTCGAAAGAGATCATCAAACCAGATATCGAAGAACGCATTAAACGCGAACTTTCCATGATGCCGAAAGGCCTCGTCAACAATCTCAAACCAGAGCAGTTGGCCGACTTGATCTCGTATTTGCGGTCATTGAAGTAACTCTCGAGAGGACGGATGTGATGGTCGATTTCGAATACCTGCAGAAGGGGTTGTGGGGGCTAGCGAACGCGCATCGAGCGGGCACGATGGCCGGTCATTTGGGAGCCGCCGTCGTCGCGGGGTACTTCTTCGGAGAGGACCAGGGCGGATTGGATCAGCGGGTCTTTCGCGGTGTGGAAGGCGAGTTAGACCGCGTGATGCAGGGTGAAGAAGCCATCTGGTTCAACGCCCGCAAAGCCGGTATCACACCGCAGGAGCTTTTCGACCCGGTTGCTCCCGAAGACACCAAGCCGGCGTCACTCAAACCGATTGCGAGCGCCTTGGAACAGATCGCCGGTTCGCTGCAGCAATCGGGTCACGACATCATCTTCGCATCGATCGCATTGCGGGCATTGCACGATCATCCCGGATATGCGACCGCACCAGTTGTGGATGGGATCCGCAAACTCACCGAGGCGTTCAAGCACCAATCGGAGGGTCGCGGATACTATGGGCAGAAAACCGGTTGGCTCAGCGGTCAGCAGGTAACGTTGGAATCCGAGACGCAGTTCCCCGATTACAAACACACCAGGGACATGGTGCAGGTCACGATCGATGAATTGATTCAAACCGCATCGACCCGAAAACAAGGGTTCGGCGGGTTGCATCATCTGATCAACCATGCCGCCGCCGTGACCGAAATCGATCGCTTTGGTTTCCCGACCATCGCGCGGAAGGCGCTCGCCGCTCATCACCGGCATGTGCGGTTGTGGCGATCGTTGCCGAACGTCGAACAGGAATTGGGGCCGGTCACGAAGTCCGATATCGACCCGCGAAATCCCGAATACTGGGACGGCATGCTCAACCGCAACAGCGCCTTGCTGACGCACCGCATCAAAACACTTTACGGCTATCACACGCTACGACGATTCATCGAAGACGACGCCCGCCGGAAACTAGCGGACGACGCATTCTTGTTCCTTATGAATTGAAGCGGCGAGTCATTTTGTGGTTCGTGACGAATTCGCGAAGGGCCAATCGACGGGTTTGTAGCTCACGTTCAGATCGGCGGTTCGGAATGGTTTGCCGTCTTGGGCGATGGAATGCATGCAGTAATCGAGCATTCCCGTCGTGAGTAATGTGCGTTCGACCGGATACGAGGCCCGTCCGGTGTGGAACATGGTTTCGATCGCTTTCAGCAAGTAAGTGAAGTGACCGTACGGGCGGTCGAGTTCCAACTCGAACCACGTCGCGACCGGTTCAGCTTGCCCCTTCAATTTGGCGGCAAACGCGAAATGACCGCTCACGCCGTTGGCCATGGCCACACACGACTTCAAACCGTCGGCGTGTTCGAATAGATAAAACGGACTGACTTTCGAGATGCGATCTTTCCAATCCGGTTTCAGTTCCATCGGCGTGCACTTCATGGCGGCTTCGAACAGTTCTTCGCTCCATCGCCCTGCTTTGGCGGCTTGCCATCGGGCATCGCCTTGCACTGCCTGAGCGGAGACAACCCCCGTTTCGCCGCCGCGTCGACGTTCGATCATACACTGCAAGCCTTCGATGGCGTGGAACCCATACGCTTCCGGCTCGCCATACCCGATGGCAAGGGCCGCTTCGATTTCACACTCCATCGGCAAGACCAACGGCGGACGTCGCCACGCGACCGGAACGGACGACCCCGCCATCAACGGGAAGCCCATTTCATGAGCCGTCTTCACCATGTGGCTCGCATCCTGAAACCGATACCCAAGGTGCTTGTCGTTGAAAACCGGCACCACTTGCCCGGTTCTCCGAAACGTATTGGCAATGTCGTCAAGGAACCGGCGACGCGGATACATCTTCTGACCGGTGTCTTTCGTCTTGGGATAGTTGCCATGCTCTCCGATACTTAGCACTCCCGCCACTTGGACCTGATCGGTGCCGAGCGTGATCGCTTCGTCGATGCTACGACAGATCCGAAAACCGTGTTTCTGGGCGAGTGATCGCGAGAGTTCTTTGGGTGGGGTTTGATCGGTATACAGCGAGACAAGTTTCAAATCCGGCCCATCGCCGCCTTGCTGATCGAACCCGTCAAGAATTTTGCCGACGAGTACATCGGCGTGTGAGTTCTGTCGGTATTCCGTTACGGCAGCCGCGACTGGGAGCGGTTCCCGTTTCGGTGATGCAGCCCAACCGAATTGGCTCAGTCCACCGGCAATAGCGGCGGATTGCAGTGTGGATTGCATCCATTCACGACGGGTGGACAGCGACATGATGGCGTCTCCGAATCACTCAGAAGATGGCGTAGATCACAATTTGCAAAAGGATCGCGAGCGCCGCTCCCCATTTGAGATTCATTCCGGTGCGACCGGATTCGCTTTGGGCGGTGGTTTCCGATTGTGGCAGT
This region of Thalassoroseus pseudoceratinae genomic DNA includes:
- a CDS encoding DUF7133 domain-containing protein, which produces MRSFLTGVLCLLPVLVQADDKPASKPIRALLVTGGCCHDYQRQKLIIARGVSARANVVWTVVHQGGSTTNTKIPLYEDADWAEGFDVVVHNECFAHVKDREWVERILKPHREGTPAVLIHCAMHCYRTGTDDWFEFVGVQSPNHGPKYSYTVKNLKPKHPIMSEFGPQWITPMGELYHTIKLFPTATPLAEAPKRADGSPQTCIWTNEYGKNKTRVFGTTIGHHNETMVEPEYLDMVTRGILWAAGRDVDKEFNATTQQQNEEIKKLISAKIEAPASEPDLSGCCGAANLAFGQPTKASSEEKNKNNFAKNAVDGKLSTRWCASNGSGGQWWQVDLGKVQPVSSVRIHWEAKNAAYQYKVEASQDGDEWQTIVDQTKNKKRAKINPHTFDSVDARYLRVTYNSSSTRAWGSFWEFEAYNGDLPELPKSLQAGDTAGSPNELLSDVKLPEGFEATIFGAPPEVNYPVCISAAPTGELFVGVDEQGSLGKEPGKGKILRCVDTDGDGTADKINEFVKVDHPRGLIYDAGSLWVLHPPFLSVYHDDDLDGVSDRHETLITGISTDQVNKRGADHTTNGIRMGIDGWIYIAVGDFGFVDATGTDGRKLTRRGGGVVRVRPDGTEMEVFSWGQRNILDVCIDPYLNMFTRDNTNDGGGWDIRTTHVMQSADYGYPSRYLHFAEETMPPLADYGGGSGCGAMYFHDLRWPKPFANAAYTCDWGRSEVYRHNFPEHGATFDPHQEVFLKIPRPTDIDVDGSGRMYVSSWKNGKFNYSGPNVGFVAQIQPKNFLPKPFPHLDAASSSDLVEMLSSPSAVHQLHSQREILRRGRNAEVSEMLAKVAKSDDAPLYGRVAAIFTLKQLDGTASHDTLLTLAKDSEVSRFALRALADRKSELKSLPTEPFVAALQSDDLRTRAQAVISLGRLGDATVADQILPLTKRSADEPKPEHKKFHAQPDPGRVIPHLAVQALIELEAVDACLAALDGPYRAGALQALRQIYSSAVVTGLIKGLNKTSNVSERRELLATLLRLYYREGEYKGDWWGTRPDNSGPIYDRQPWSESERIASVVKTALGDANEDTTKFIEDQIVLHKVKADGLGDGNLVAMDEPEPQTAIEVPKVDSKDPNLIANLSYEAVAERALKTKGDVGRGAELFRSQSCIACHTYADGQKPKGPHLVDIGKRYKPAELVESILKPSEKIAQGFDTFSFLTVSGQVETGFVVSESAETVTIRSANGLSKEIIKPDIEERIKRELSMMPKGLVNNLKPEQLADLISYLRSLK